From a single Staphylococcus epidermidis genomic region:
- a CDS encoding isoprenyl transferase — protein sequence MFKKLKNKNKTETNHNNDLDIHNIPEHVAIIMDGNGRWAKKRKMPRIKGHYEGMQTIKKITREASDIGIKYLTLYAFSTENWSRPESEVNYIMNLPVNFLKTFLPELIEKNVKIETIGFYEGLPQSTIDAIDFAKAKTQHNTGLTLVFAINYGGRAEIIQSMKAIYNELQLNGQGSEVIDEALIKRHLMTHSYPDPDLLIRTSGEQRISNFLIWQASYSEFIFNEKLWPDFDEKELRECLKIYQSRQRRFGGLSEE from the coding sequence ATGTTTAAAAAGCTGAAAAATAAAAATAAAACTGAGACAAACCATAATAATGACTTAGACATACATAATATACCTGAACATGTGGCTATTATCATGGATGGAAATGGGCGTTGGGCAAAAAAACGTAAAATGCCTAGAATTAAAGGCCATTATGAAGGTATGCAAACAATCAAAAAAATTACTCGCGAAGCGAGTGATATAGGTATTAAGTATTTAACATTATACGCATTTTCAACAGAGAATTGGTCTAGACCTGAAAGTGAAGTTAATTACATTATGAATCTTCCAGTGAATTTCCTTAAAACATTTCTACCAGAATTAATTGAAAAGAATGTTAAAATTGAAACAATAGGGTTTTATGAAGGTTTACCACAATCTACAATTGATGCTATTGATTTTGCTAAAGCTAAGACTCAGCACAATACTGGGTTAACTCTTGTGTTTGCTATAAATTATGGTGGACGAGCTGAGATTATTCAGAGTATGAAAGCAATATATAACGAATTACAATTAAACGGACAAGGATCTGAAGTGATTGATGAGGCGTTAATAAAGCGTCATTTAATGACTCATAGTTATCCAGATCCAGACTTATTAATACGCACTTCAGGAGAACAAAGAATAAGCAATTTCTTAATATGGCAAGCTTCATATAGTGAATTTATTTTTAATGAAAAGCTATGGCCAGATTTTGATGAAAAAGAGTTAAGAGAGTGTTTGAAAATATATCAATCACGCCAAAGACGTTTTGGAGGATTAAGTGAGGAGTAA
- the frr gene encoding ribosome recycling factor, protein MSDIIKDTKSRMQKSIDNLSRELANISAGRANSNLLNGVTVDYYGAPTPVQQLASINVPEARLLVISPYDKSSVADIEKAIIAANLGVNPTSDGEVIRISVPALTEERRKELVKEVKKIGEDAKVSIRNIRRDINDQLKKDEKNGDITEDDLRSQTDDVQKATDNSIKEIDQLVADKEKDIMSV, encoded by the coding sequence ATGAGTGACATAATCAAAGATACAAAGTCTAGAATGCAAAAATCAATTGATAACTTATCTCGTGAACTTGCTAACATTAGTGCTGGTAGAGCAAACTCTAATTTACTTAATGGTGTTACAGTTGACTACTATGGTGCACCTACACCAGTGCAACAATTAGCAAGTATCAATGTGCCTGAAGCACGTCTATTAGTTATTTCACCATATGATAAGTCATCAGTTGCTGATATTGAAAAAGCAATTATCGCGGCTAATCTTGGGGTTAATCCAACGAGTGATGGTGAGGTTATTCGTATCTCTGTACCAGCTTTAACTGAAGAAAGACGTAAAGAATTAGTTAAAGAAGTTAAAAAAATTGGTGAAGATGCTAAAGTCTCAATTAGAAATATTCGTCGTGATATTAACGATCAGCTTAAAAAAGACGAAAAAAATGGTGACATTACTGAAGACGACTTAAGAAGTCAAACTGATGATGTACAAAAAGCTACAGATAATTCGATTAAAGAAATAGATCAATTGGTTGCCGACAAAGAAAAAGATATTATGTCAGTATAG
- the pyrH gene encoding UMP kinase yields the protein MAQTSKYKRVVLKLSGEALAGDKGFGINPIIIKSVAQQVAEVAKMDCEIAVIVGGGNIWRGKTGSDLGMDRGTADYMGMLATVMNALALQDSLEQLDCDTRVLTSIEMKQVAEPYIRRRAIRHLEKKRVVIFAAGIGNPYFSTDTTAALRAAEVEADVILMGKNNVDGVYSADPKVDANAIKYEHLTHIQMLQEGLQVMDSTASSFCMDNNIPLNVFSIMEEGNIKRAVMGEKIGTLITK from the coding sequence ATGGCACAAACTTCTAAATATAAACGTGTAGTATTAAAATTGAGTGGCGAAGCTTTAGCAGGTGATAAAGGATTCGGCATAAATCCTATCATTATCAAAAGCGTTGCACAGCAAGTTGCTGAAGTTGCCAAAATGGATTGTGAAATTGCTGTCATTGTCGGCGGTGGAAATATTTGGAGAGGCAAAACTGGTAGCGACCTAGGTATGGATCGTGGTACGGCCGATTACATGGGGATGCTTGCTACTGTTATGAATGCTTTGGCATTACAAGACAGTTTAGAACAATTAGATTGTGATACACGTGTTTTAACTTCTATTGAAATGAAACAAGTTGCTGAACCATATATTCGTCGACGTGCAATTAGACATTTGGAGAAAAAACGTGTTGTTATATTTGCCGCTGGAATTGGTAATCCTTACTTCTCAACTGACACAACTGCTGCTTTACGTGCGGCTGAAGTAGAAGCAGATGTAATTTTAATGGGTAAAAATAATGTAGATGGTGTTTATTCAGCTGATCCAAAAGTTGATGCAAATGCAATTAAATATGAACATTTGACACATATTCAAATGCTTCAAGAAGGTTTACAAGTGATGGATTCAACAGCTTCATCGTTCTGCATGGATAATAATATTCCGTTAAATGTTTTCTCTATTATGGAAGAAGGTAATATTAAGCGTGCTGTAATGGGTGAAAAAATCGGAACATTAATTACAAAATAA
- the tsf gene encoding translation elongation factor Ts gives MAISAKLVKELREKTGAGMMDCKKALTETDGDIDKAIDYLREKGIAKAAKKADRIAAEGLVHVEVKDNEAAIVEINSETDFVARNEGFQELVKEIANHILDSKVETVDALMESKLSSGKTVDERMKEAISTIGEKLSIRRFSIRTKTDNDAFGAYLHMGGRIGVLTVVEGTTDEEAAKDVAMHIAAINPKYVSSEQVSEEEINHEREVLKQQALNEGKPEKIVEKMVEGRLRKYLQEICAVDQNFVKNPDETVEAFLKAKGGKLTDFVRYEVGEGMEKREENFAEEVKGQMK, from the coding sequence ATGGCAATTTCAGCAAAACTTGTTAAAGAATTACGTGAAAAAACTGGCGCAGGAATGATGGATTGTAAAAAAGCGCTAACTGAAACTGATGGTGACATCGATAAAGCGATTGACTACTTACGTGAAAAAGGTATTGCAAAAGCAGCTAAAAAAGCTGACCGTATCGCAGCAGAAGGACTTGTACACGTTGAAGTAAAAGATAATGAAGCTGCAATCGTTGAGATTAATTCAGAAACAGACTTCGTAGCACGTAACGAAGGTTTCCAAGAATTAGTTAAAGAAATTGCTAACCATATTTTAGATAGCAAGGTAGAAACAGTAGACGCTTTGATGGAATCTAAATTATCTAGCGGTAAAACTGTTGATGAAAGAATGAAAGAAGCTATCTCAACAATTGGTGAAAAATTAAGTATCCGTCGTTTCTCTATCAGAACAAAAACTGATAATGATGCATTTGGTGCATATTTACACATGGGTGGACGTATTGGTGTGTTAACTGTAGTGGAAGGTACTACTGATGAAGAAGCTGCTAAAGACGTAGCAATGCACATTGCGGCAATCAACCCTAAGTATGTTTCTTCTGAACAAGTAAGCGAAGAAGAAATCAATCATGAAAGAGAAGTATTAAAACAACAAGCATTAAACGAAGGTAAACCAGAGAAAATCGTTGAAAAAATGGTTGAAGGTCGTTTACGTAAATATTTACAAGAAATTTGTGCTGTAGATCAAAACTTCGTTAAAAATCCAGACGAAACTGTTGAAGCTTTCTTAAAAGCTAAAGGTGGTAAACTTACTGATTTCGTTCGTTATGAAGTTGGAGAAGGTATGGAAAAACGTGAAGAAAACTTTGCTGAAGAAGTTAAAGGACAAATGAAATAA
- the rpsB gene encoding 30S ribosomal protein S2 encodes MAVISMKQLLEAGVHFGHQTRRWNPKMKKYIFTERNGIYIIDLQKTVKKVEEAYNFVKQISEEGGKVLFVGTKKQAQESVKAEAERAGQFYVNQRWLGGILTNYKTISKRIKRISEIEKMEEDGLFEVLPKKEVVELKKEYDRLIKFLGGIRDMKSMPQALFVVDPRKERNAIAEARKLNIPIVGIVDTNCDPDEIDYVIPANDDAIRAVKLLTGKMADAILEGQQGVSNEEVAAEQNINLDDKEESEQAETTEENTSVESN; translated from the coding sequence ATGGCAGTAATTTCTATGAAACAATTACTTGAAGCCGGTGTTCACTTCGGTCACCAAACACGCCGTTGGAACCCAAAAATGAAAAAATATATCTTCACTGAAAGAAATGGTATTTATATCATTGATTTACAAAAAACAGTGAAAAAAGTTGAAGAAGCATACAACTTTGTAAAACAAATCTCTGAAGAAGGCGGAAAAGTCTTATTCGTAGGTACAAAAAAACAAGCGCAAGAATCAGTTAAAGCTGAGGCAGAGCGTGCTGGTCAATTCTACGTTAACCAAAGATGGTTAGGTGGGATTTTAACTAACTACAAAACAATCTCAAAACGAATTAAACGTATTTCTGAAATTGAAAAAATGGAAGAAGACGGATTATTTGAAGTATTACCTAAAAAAGAAGTTGTTGAACTTAAAAAAGAATACGACCGTTTAATTAAGTTCTTAGGCGGTATTCGCGATATGAAATCAATGCCTCAAGCATTATTCGTTGTTGATCCTCGTAAAGAGCGCAACGCTATTGCTGAAGCTCGCAAACTAAATATTCCTATCGTAGGTATTGTTGACACTAACTGTGATCCTGATGAAATTGATTACGTTATCCCAGCAAACGATGATGCTATTCGTGCCGTTAAATTATTAACTGGTAAAATGGCAGACGCTATCTTAGAAGGTCAACAAGGTGTATCTAATGAAGAAGTAGCTGCAGAACAAAACATCAATTTAGATGACAAAGAAGAATCTGAACAAGCAGAAACAACTGAAGAAAACACTTCTGTTGAATCAAACTAA
- the codY gene encoding GTP-sensing pleiotropic transcriptional regulator CodY, whose amino-acid sequence MSLLSKTRELNTLLQKHKGIAVDFKDVAQTISNVTVTNVFIVSRRGKILGSCLNELLKSERIKDMLEDRHIPREYTEELMNVKQTESNIDIDNELTVFPPENREVFLNSRTTIFPILGGGERLGTLVLGRVQDDFNENDLVLGEYAATVIGMEILREKHNEVEKEARDKAAITMAINSLSYSEKEAIEHIFEELGGTEGLLIASKVADRVGITRSVIVNALRKLESAGVIESRSLGMKGTFIKVKKDKFLDELEKK is encoded by the coding sequence ATGAGCTTATTATCTAAAACAAGAGAATTAAACACTTTATTACAAAAACATAAAGGTATTGCAGTAGATTTTAAAGATGTTGCTCAAACAATTAGTAATGTTACAGTTACTAATGTATTTATTGTGTCGAGAAGAGGTAAAATCTTAGGGTCTTGTTTGAATGAATTATTAAAAAGTGAACGCATTAAAGATATGTTAGAAGATCGACATATACCGCGTGAATATACTGAAGAGTTGATGAATGTTAAACAAACAGAATCGAATATCGATATTGATAATGAATTAACTGTATTTCCGCCAGAGAATAGAGAGGTATTTTTAAATAGTAGAACAACTATTTTCCCAATTTTAGGTGGTGGCGAAAGACTTGGTACGCTAGTCTTAGGTCGAGTTCAAGACGACTTCAATGAAAATGACTTAGTATTAGGAGAATATGCAGCCACTGTAATTGGAATGGAAATTTTACGAGAAAAACATAATGAAGTCGAAAAAGAAGCTAGAGATAAAGCTGCTATAACAATGGCAATCAACTCACTTTCATATTCAGAAAAAGAAGCAATTGAACATATATTTGAAGAACTTGGTGGTACAGAAGGTTTACTTATAGCTTCAAAAGTAGCTGACAGAGTGGGCATTACACGATCAGTCATTGTGAATGCTTTACGTAAACTTGAAAGTGCTGGTGTCATAGAATCACGTTCTCTTGGAATGAAAGGGACATTTATTAAAGTAAAAAAAGATAAATTCCTTGATGAACTTGAAAAAAAATAA
- the hslU gene encoding ATP-dependent protease ATPase subunit HslU, whose translation MDTNGIKLTPKDIVSKLNEYIVGQNDAKRKVAIALRNRYRRSLLKEEEKQEIAPKNILMIGPTGVGKTEIARRMAKIVGAPFIKVEATKFTEVGYVGRDVESMVRDLVDVAVRLVKDEKKSLVKDEATKKANDKLVKLLVPSLKKKAAQGNNPLENLFGGAIPNFGQNQDEEEEPPTEEIKTKRSEIKKQLEQGKLENEKVRIKVEQDPASMGMLGTNQNQQIQDMMNQLMPKKKVEREVSVETARKILADDFADELIDQETANQQALELAEQMGIIFIDEIDKVATNNQNSGQDVSRQGVQRDILPILEGSMIQTKYGTVNTEHMLFIGAGAFHVSKPSDLIPELQGRFPIRVELESLSVEDFVRILTEPKLSLVKQYEALLQTEEVTVNFSEDAIQRLAEIAYQVNQDTDNIGARRLHTILEKMLEDLSFEAPSMPNAVVDITPQYVDDKLKSISTNKDLSAFIL comes from the coding sequence ATGGATACAAATGGAATTAAATTAACCCCAAAAGACATCGTATCTAAATTGAATGAGTATATTGTAGGACAAAATGACGCAAAACGTAAGGTGGCTATTGCACTAAGAAATCGTTATCGTAGAAGTCTTTTAAAAGAAGAAGAGAAACAAGAGATTGCGCCTAAAAATATTTTAATGATAGGTCCAACGGGAGTTGGTAAAACTGAAATAGCTCGACGCATGGCAAAAATTGTTGGAGCACCATTTATTAAAGTTGAGGCAACTAAATTTACAGAAGTCGGTTACGTCGGAAGAGACGTTGAAAGCATGGTTAGAGATTTAGTTGATGTTGCTGTACGTTTAGTAAAAGACGAGAAAAAGTCATTAGTTAAAGATGAAGCAACTAAGAAAGCAAACGACAAATTAGTTAAATTACTTGTTCCGAGTTTAAAAAAGAAGGCAGCACAAGGTAACAACCCTTTGGAAAATTTATTCGGTGGAGCAATTCCAAACTTCGGTCAAAATCAAGATGAAGAGGAAGAACCGCCAACTGAAGAAATTAAAACCAAACGTTCTGAAATAAAAAAACAACTTGAACAGGGCAAACTTGAAAATGAAAAAGTAAGAATTAAAGTAGAACAAGATCCTGCATCAATGGGTATGTTAGGGACTAATCAAAATCAACAAATTCAAGATATGATGAATCAATTGATGCCCAAGAAAAAAGTCGAAAGAGAAGTTTCGGTTGAAACAGCTAGAAAAATCTTAGCTGATGATTTTGCAGATGAATTAATTGACCAAGAAACTGCGAATCAACAAGCCTTAGAGCTTGCAGAACAAATGGGTATCATATTTATTGATGAAATAGACAAGGTTGCTACTAACAATCAAAATAGCGGTCAAGATGTGTCAAGACAAGGCGTACAACGAGATATTCTTCCTATACTTGAAGGTAGCATGATTCAGACAAAATATGGTACTGTAAATACTGAACATATGCTATTTATAGGTGCTGGTGCATTCCACGTATCAAAACCAAGTGATTTAATTCCTGAATTACAAGGTCGATTTCCAATTAGAGTTGAATTAGAAAGTCTTTCAGTAGAAGATTTCGTGAGAATTCTGACAGAACCAAAATTATCGCTTGTCAAACAATATGAAGCATTGCTTCAAACTGAAGAAGTTACAGTAAATTTCTCAGAAGATGCCATTCAACGATTAGCTGAAATTGCATATCAAGTTAATCAAGATACTGATAATATTGGTGCTCGTAGATTACACACTATTCTAGAAAAAATGCTTGAAGATTTATCATTTGAAGCACCAAGCATGCCGAATGCTGTTGTGGATATTACTCCACAATATGTAGATGACAAATTAAAATCAATCTCAACAAATAAAGATTTAAGTGCATTTATTTTATAA
- the hslV gene encoding ATP-dependent protease subunit HslV yields the protein MDNSLHATTIYAVRHNGEAAMAGDGQVTLGQQVIMKQTARKVRRLYEGKVLAGFAGSVADAFTLFEKFETKLQQFSGNLERAAVELAQEWRGDKQLRQLEAMLIVMNKDAILIVSGTGEVIAPDDDLIAIGSGGNYALSAGRALKRHAAQLSASEMAYESLKVAADICVFTNDNIIVETL from the coding sequence ATGGATAATTCTTTACACGCTACAACAATTTATGCTGTACGCCATAATGGTGAAGCAGCTATGGCTGGTGATGGTCAAGTCACATTAGGTCAACAAGTTATTATGAAACAAACTGCTAGAAAAGTAAGACGTTTATACGAAGGAAAAGTATTGGCTGGTTTTGCAGGTAGTGTTGCTGACGCCTTCACACTTTTCGAAAAATTTGAGACAAAGCTTCAGCAATTTAGTGGTAATTTAGAGCGCGCAGCTGTTGAACTAGCACAAGAATGGCGTGGAGATAAACAATTACGACAATTAGAGGCGATGCTTATCGTAATGAATAAAGATGCCATACTTATTGTTAGTGGTACAGGTGAGGTTATTGCACCTGATGATGATTTAATTGCCATTGGGTCAGGTGGTAACTATGCACTTAGCGCAGGTCGAGCACTAAAAAGACATGCAGCACAACTTTCTGCTAGTGAAATGGCATACGAAAGTTTAAAAGTTGCAGCTGATATTTGTGTGTTTACAAATGACAATATAATTGTAGAAACGCTATAA
- the xerC gene encoding tyrosine recombinase XerC, whose product MLKVERNFSEYTLKSYHDDLVQFNNFLEREHLQLETFEYKDARNYLAFLYSNQLKRTTVSRKISTLRTFYEFWMTQDNSIINPFVQLVHPKKEKYLPQFFYEEEMEALFQTVEHDNKKGIRDKVIIELLYATGIRVSELINIKLKDIDMNLPGVKVLGKGNKERFIPFGEFCRQSIERYLEEFQPKQLANHDYLIVNMKGDPITERGVRYVLNDVVKRTAGVNDIHPHKLRHTFATHLLNQGADLRTVQSLLGHVNLSTTGRYTHVSNQQLRKVYLNAHPRAKKGE is encoded by the coding sequence ATGTTAAAGGTTGAAAGAAACTTTTCAGAGTATACGTTAAAATCTTATCATGATGATTTAGTTCAATTTAACAACTTTTTAGAAAGAGAACATTTACAACTTGAGACTTTTGAATATAAAGATGCTAGAAACTATTTGGCTTTTTTATATTCTAATCAATTAAAAAGAACTACGGTGTCAAGAAAGATATCAACTTTACGTACCTTCTATGAATTTTGGATGACTCAAGATAATTCAATTATTAATCCCTTTGTTCAACTAGTGCATCCTAAAAAAGAGAAGTATTTACCTCAATTCTTTTATGAAGAAGAAATGGAAGCACTTTTTCAAACTGTAGAGCATGATAATAAAAAAGGCATACGAGACAAAGTTATTATTGAATTGTTATATGCAACAGGAATACGTGTGTCTGAATTAATAAATATTAAACTAAAAGATATAGATATGAACTTACCAGGTGTAAAAGTTTTAGGTAAAGGAAATAAGGAAAGGTTTATCCCTTTTGGAGAGTTCTGTAGACAGAGTATAGAAAGATACTTAGAAGAATTCCAACCTAAACAATTAGCCAATCATGATTATTTAATTGTAAATATGAAAGGTGATCCTATCACCGAAAGAGGAGTAAGATATGTACTTAATGATGTCGTTAAAAGAACCGCTGGCGTCAATGACATACATCCTCATAAATTAAGACATACTTTTGCTACACATTTATTAAATCAAGGTGCTGATTTAAGGACTGTACAATCTTTACTTGGTCACGTCAATTTATCGACTACTGGACGTTATACACATGTTTCGAATCAACAACTGAGAAAGGTGTATTTAAACGCACATCCTCGAGCAAAAAAAGGAGAGTAA
- the trmFO gene encoding FADH(2)-oxidizing methylenetetrahydrofolate--tRNA-(uracil(54)-C(5))-methyltransferase TrmFO — MTQKVNVVGAGLAGSEAAYQLAQRGIKVNLIEMRPVKQTPAHHTDKFAELVCSNSLRGNALTNAVGVLKEEMRHLDSLIITSADKARVPAGGALAVDRHDFAGYITDTLRNHPNITVLNEEVNHIPEGYTIIATGPLTTEHLAQEIVDITGKDQLYFYDAAAPIIEKDSINMDKVYLKSRYDKGEAAYLNCPMTEEEFNRFYDAVLEAEVAPVNEFEKEKYFEGCMPFEVMAERGRKTLLFGPMKPVGLEDPKTGKRPYAVVQLRQDDAAGTLYNIVGFQTHLKWGAQKEVIRLIPGLENVDIVRYGVMHRNTFINSPDVLNEKYELKGHDNLYFAGQMTGVEGYVESAASGLVAGINLAHKILDKGEVIFPRETMIGSMAYYISHAKNEKNFQPMNANFGLLPSLEKRIKDKKERYETQAKRALEYLDNYKQTL; from the coding sequence ATGACGCAAAAAGTAAACGTTGTAGGAGCTGGTTTAGCTGGCTCTGAAGCTGCATATCAATTAGCTCAACGTGGAATTAAAGTGAATTTAATTGAGATGCGTCCAGTTAAACAGACACCGGCGCACCATACAGATAAATTTGCTGAATTGGTATGTTCAAATTCATTGAGAGGTAATGCACTTACAAATGCTGTTGGTGTTCTTAAAGAGGAAATGAGACATTTAGACTCGTTAATTATCACATCAGCAGATAAAGCACGTGTGCCAGCGGGTGGTGCTTTAGCAGTGGATAGACATGATTTTGCTGGCTATATTACAGATACCTTAAGAAACCACCCTAACATCACTGTATTAAATGAAGAAGTTAATCATATACCAGAAGGTTATACGATTATTGCAACTGGCCCTCTAACTACTGAGCATTTAGCTCAAGAAATTGTTGATATTACTGGTAAAGATCAATTGTATTTTTACGATGCTGCCGCACCAATAATAGAAAAAGATTCAATTAATATGGATAAAGTATATTTGAAATCACGTTATGATAAAGGTGAAGCAGCGTATCTTAATTGTCCTATGACTGAAGAAGAGTTTAACCGGTTTTATGATGCAGTATTAGAAGCTGAAGTTGCACCAGTCAATGAGTTTGAAAAAGAAAAATATTTTGAAGGGTGTATGCCTTTTGAAGTCATGGCTGAAAGAGGGCGAAAAACTTTGTTATTTGGTCCGATGAAACCTGTTGGACTTGAAGATCCTAAGACTGGGAAACGCCCTTATGCAGTTGTTCAATTAAGACAAGATGATGCAGCTGGAACATTATATAATATTGTTGGCTTTCAAACACATTTAAAATGGGGTGCGCAAAAAGAAGTCATTCGTTTAATTCCAGGATTAGAAAATGTTGATATTGTAAGATATGGTGTGATGCACCGAAATACCTTTATTAATTCACCTGATGTTTTAAACGAAAAATATGAATTAAAAGGACATGATAATTTATATTTTGCTGGACAAATGACTGGCGTTGAAGGTTATGTTGAAAGTGCTGCCAGTGGATTAGTTGCAGGTATTAATCTTGCGCATAAAATTTTAGACAAAGGGGAAGTTATTTTCCCTAGAGAGACAATGATAGGTAGTATGGCTTACTACATATCACATGCCAAAAATGAGAAGAATTTTCAACCTATGAATGCCAATTTTGGTCTTTTACCATCTCTCGAAAAACGTATTAAAGATAAAAAAGAAAGATATGAAACACAAGCCAAAAGAGCGTTAGAGTATTTAGATAATTACAAACAAACGCTGTAA